From the Comamonas antarctica genome, the window GCACGTCGTCGCCCGCCAGGCCCAGCGCCAGCAAGGCCTGTCGGTAGACCGCGGCGTCCGGGCTGCCATGTTGGCGCGCATCGCCGCCGCTGAGCAGGATCTTGCAGTGCGGGCTGTGCGCGCGGCAGTCGCGCTGCAGCGCCGCCGCCTCGGCGATGCGCGCATGCGCGGCCGCACCGGGCTCGATGCGGCCGGTCGCGCCGATCTTCTCGGTGCCGCCGCCCAGCACCACGATGGCGTTGCGCTGCGCCCAGGCCGGCGCCGGCTTGGCATCGTAGGCGGTCTGCAGCGGGTCCAGCAGCCAGCCGGGAACATAGCCGCAACCGATACCCAGGAACAGCAGCGCCGCCAGCGCATAAAGCGCCTTGCCCGCGCCGCACCAGCGCAGCGCGCTGCAGGCGGCGGCCAGCAGCGCAATGAGAAGCAACAGGCCGAACGTCATGCCAGCCTCGGGCGCGCGGCGCCGGGCAGACCGGCAGCGGCGCGAACAGGACCGGCGCTGGCCGGGCGGAAGCACAGAATTTGCATGGACGACTCCTGGCGATTGCGAAAAGACAGTGACTGGATGACGCAGCAGAGAATAGTTAATTTAAATTAACAAATCAATCACGATTAACCATTACAACATGCTTTTTCCTGCTTGCCAAAGGCCGCATCACCCTCCCGCCAGGCCGGCGGCCAGGTATGGCGCGGTGCGCGATGCAGCCTCGCGCGCCACCTCTTCGGGCGTGCCGCTGGCCACGATGCTGCCGCCCTGG encodes:
- a CDS encoding YdcF family protein; its protein translation is MTFGLLLLIALLAAACSALRWCGAGKALYALAALLFLGIGCGYVPGWLLDPLQTAYDAKPAPAWAQRNAIVVLGGGTEKIGATGRIEPGAAAHARIAEAAALQRDCRAHSPHCKILLSGGDARQHGSPDAAVYRQALLALGLAGDDVLIEPYSTSTWQHARFASDVLQHFAPDRVVLVSSGVHLRRSQLYFAHFGIDALQARAGYLNAVKSPLPLAHNFMATDAALHEYIDMARYRARIATGELARPRPGEAASAAHSDAAGA